From Apis mellifera strain DH4 linkage group LG5, Amel_HAv3.1, whole genome shotgun sequence, the proteins below share one genomic window:
- the LOC107964417 gene encoding uncharacterized protein LOC107964417, with the protein MRYTHAYKKPTTPMCIRDMPPSYHADQTYIISKKAEAILSTVLIDILEESLEDARNLAVTAGKHSVTHKEMERSLRNLCLRLSTVPAYNARIGPRNNDEDKDSGNSFKVCRKEKD; encoded by the exons ATGAGATACACCCACGCCTATAAAAAGCCAACCACACCTATGTGTATACGCGATATGCCGCCATCCT ATCATGCAGATCAAACTTACATCATCTCAAAGAAGGCAGAGGCTATTCTTTCGACGGTTCTCATAGACATACTCGAGGAATCATTGGAGGATGCAAGAAATCTAGCGGTGACCGCTGGCAAGCACAGTGTGACCCATAAGGAGATGGAAAGGTCGCTGAGGAACCTCTGCCTACGTTTGAGTACGGTGCCGGCATACAACGCGCGAATTGGCCCCCGGAACAACGACGAGGACAAGGATTCCGGCAATTCTTTCAAGGTTTGTCGAAaggagaaagattaa
- the LOC412858 gene encoding hemicentin-2 — translation MRGMLLLMSMMMAWFVAAEVFLGDVDEPIPMLDVSAVAGFKTQIPCDIDPVSRSEVVSMVFWYKDERGGEPIYSLDARGKSIAQAKLWSDPYVFGKRATMRTSVEPAKLEIDPLEAADVGVYRCRVDYKNSPTRNQKVNLTVIVPPNKPVIYTGAGRSLAKILQSFNEGSELSLLCEVIGGSPPPKVTWHFNGAMDDTYTLEHGDITINRLDISNVTRKFLRARLICRASNTHLVPPLTSEIILDINLKPLLVNITNKRAHLSALRTYEIECTSSGSRPEAVITWWKGNHQVKHMARNFADSPNITRSVLSYVPTMEDDGKYLTCRAENPVVPDSALENRWRLLVYYSPIVTIKLGLSLKANDINEGDDVYFECDVQANPKAYKLAWYKDGKELHQNMTARIFLPSGQSLVLRSVTRNSAGEYSCMAVNVEGKSTSRPVTLEIMYAPVCKDGSSTQVVGALKHETISLVCGVQSKPPPITFHWTFNNSGELMNVPSNRFTPVKPLSLITSHWHGSRLNYTLANDMDYGTVACWAKNRIGVQKTPCLFQIIVAGKPYPLQNCTALQSTGPYAYRMGHEDLKATDSRDADWLIVRCSEGFDGGLPLTNYELEVYSEENVYHVNTIYLNHTERSGSSGPVFEVPGLEPGRKYRLHLYAVNAKGRSDPVVLEPVTLKAVAMYTTDRGTSDDSPDYSLLVACFAGGITAVCILIVGITLTLYRRSHPSMQPIKAHTEVTPQYGGAKEDRGMVAPSSKEAGGEAKGEVGNDVTDEDPDVIPSKMDKRPDIFEPGYEAVKSERTKDFDRLEELDYPSPSSVLHTKDSWIYPNGYVKKVERSLSPLRPSTLPVHRSHDIYTRSSRVQESCI, via the exons TACCGATGCTGGATGTGTCGGCGGTGGCTGGTTTCAAAACTCAAATACCTTGCGACATCGATCCGGTGAGCAGGAGCGAGGTGGTGAGCATGGTTTTTTGGTACAAAGACGAGAGGGGCGGCGAGCCGATATACAGCCTGGACGCTCGCGGCAAATCGATAGCTCAGGCGAAGCTTTGGTCAGATCCATACGTGTTCGGTAAAAGGGCGACCATGAGGACGAGCGTAGAACCCGCGAAATTGGAGATCGATCCCCTCGAGGCGGCCGACGTGGGGGTGTACAGGTGCAGGGTGGATTACAAAAATAGTCCAACCAGAAATCAGAAGGTTAACCTCACGGTGATAG TGCCACCAAACAAACCTGTGATTTACACCGGAGCCGGTAGAAGTTTGGCCAAGATATTACAGTCCTTCAACGAGGGTAGCGAATTGTCCTTATTGTGCGAGGTAATCGGGGGTTCACCACCGCCGAAAGTCACGTGGCATTTCAATGGAGCGATGGACGACACTTACACGTTGGAGCATGGTGATATCACGATAAATCGTCTCGATATCTCGAACGTCACCAGGAAGTTTCTCAGGGCTAGGCTAATTTGCCGGGCGAGCAACACGCATCTCGTGCCTCCTCTCACTTCCGAGATTATTTTGGATATTAATT TGAAACCGTTGCTAGTGAATATTACGAACAAAAGAGCCCACTTGTCGGCGTTAAGAACGTACGAAATTGAATGCACCAGTTCGGGTTCTAGGCCAGAGGCTGTGATCACCTGGTGGAAGGGGAACCACCAGGTCAAACATATGGCCAGAAAT TTTGCAGATAGTCCGAACATTACGAGAAGCGTGCTGAGTTACGTGCCCACCATGGAGGATGATGGGAAATATCTGACGTGTCGGGCAGAGAATCCAGTTGTACCTGATAGCGCCCTCGAAAATAGATGGCGATTATTAGTATATT ATTCACCAATAGTGACGATCAAGCTAGGTTTGAGTCTGAAAGCAAACGACATAAACGAAGGCGATGATGTCTATTTCGAATGCGACGTTCAAGCGAATCCGAAAGCGTACAAGCTTGCGTGGTACAAGGACGGAAAGGAGCTACATCAGAACATGACTGCTAGAATTTTTCTCCCCAGCGGGCAATCTTTGGTTTTGCGAAGCGTGACTAGAAATTCTGCGGGCGAATATTCTTGCATGGCTGTCAATGTCGAAGGGAAATCTACGAGCAGACCCGTAACGTTGGAAATAATGT ACGCGCCTGTGTGCAAGGACGGGTCATCCACCCAAGTGGTCGGCGCCTTGAAGCACGAGACCATCTCCCTTGTGTGCGGTGTACAGTCTAAACCGCCGCCCATCACTTTCCATTGGACCTTCAACAATTCCGGCGAGCTGATGAACGTGCCGTCCAACAGATTCACACCGGTGAAACCGCTCAGCCTAATCACCAGCCACTGGCACGGATCCAGGTTGAATTATACTCTGGCCAACGACATGGATTACGGGACGGTCGCGTGTTGGGCGAAGAATCGGATAGGGGTGCAAAAGACACCCTGCCTTTTTCAGATCATCGTCGCGGGGAAACCCTATCCCCTTCAGAACTGCACGGCCCTACAATCGACCGGCCCGTACGCGTATCGAATGG GTCACGAGGACTTGAAGGCTACCGACTCGAGGGACGCGGACTGGTTGATCGTCAGATGTTCGGAAGGGTTTGACGGCGGTTTGCCCTTAACTAATTACGAGCTGGAGGTCTACAGCGAGGAGAACGTTTATCACGTCAATACCATCTACCTGAACCACACAGAGAGATCCGGCTCGTCCGGTCCCGTTTTTGAGGTTCCTGGCTTGGAGCCTGGCCGTAAATACAGGCTTCATCTCTACGCTGTCAATGCAAAGGGTCGAAGCGATCCTGTGGTTCTTGAACCGGTCACGCTGAAAGCAGTCGCGATGTACACAACCG ATCGCGGAACATCCGACGACAGCCCGGATTACAGCCTCCTGGTGGCGTGTTTCGCCGGCGGCATAACGGCCGTGTGCATCCTGATAGTGGGTATCACCCTGACCCTGTATCGCCGCAGTCATCCGTCGATGCAACCGATCAAGGCTCACACGGAAGTGACGCCGCAGTACGGCGGGGCCAAGGAGGACAGGGGGATGGTGGCCCCGTCGAGCAAAGAGGCGGGGGGCGAGGCGAAGGGTGAGGTGGGGAACGATGTGACCGACGAGGATCCGGACGTGATTCCAAGCAAGATGGACAAGAGGCCGGATATATTCGAGCCGGGTTACGAGGCCGTGAAATCGGAGAGGACGAAAGATTTCGATCGTTTGGAGGAGTTGGATTATCCGTCCCCCTCGTCCGTGCTGCATACGAAAGATTCGTGGATATATCCGAACGGGTACGTGAAGAAGGTGGAGAGAAGCTTGAGCCCGTTACGGCCGAGCACGCTCCCGGTTCATCGTAGCCACGATATTTACACGAGAAGTTCTCGCGTCCAGGAAAGCTGTATATAG